A single window of Lutzomyia longipalpis isolate SR_M1_2022 chromosome 1, ASM2433408v1 DNA harbors:
- the LOC129787399 gene encoding uncharacterized protein LOC129787399, translated as MASVEKQKDYIEGELTRLILSTNDEFSGYTLVESKATTSPQLDGFMAIIFKLAITVQCEKTLEKKTFYMIVKLMKGSNDFRKRTMSYTQFGNEVYIYGKVIPAFRKFLEGKKTSIEWDKWVPKVYHSYYGVVPALSEIPETVLVLENITPLGFRNPTSRLELDIDHLFLMLKLIAQYHAVNYAMRILDEKQLNSLAEGIVPLVFEGKGEDGENLFDIMHKIGLARLFEFLDRRPDIYKGIMKEELEVLRENYLNCPTKMLDRLREEDYPYSIILHGDYNRNNVLFRYDDATKRPVDVRMIDFQEVRYATPAIDLSFFLFMNTSASVRDSYWEELFQEYHSTLFLSLMEILGCDETDKRLKPFMFYPFHKHFARHAIYGVFITAHFLPWMDCSEEECEHLTYHFETDMKSQEFWDLSMMAGGDKTNEKITSVVKHASDNGYLRFLLEEKTK; from the exons ATGGCAAGTGTTGAAAAGCAAAAGGATTACATTGAGGGGGAGCTAACAAGGCTCATCCTTAGCACAAACGATGAATTTTCCGGTTATACCCTCGTTGAGAGTAAAGCAACGACATCGCCCCAACTCGATGGATTTATGGCAATTATCTTTAAATTAGCCATTACTGTACAGTGTGAAAAGACACTAGA aaagaaaactttttacatGATTGTGAAACTCATGAAGGGATCAAATGATTTTCGTAAGAGGACAATGTCGTATACACAATTTGGAAATGAAGTGTATATTTATGGGAAAGTCATTCCGGCTTTTAGGAAATTCTTGGAAGGCAAGAAAACATCAATAGAATGGGATAAATGGGTGCCAAAGGTCTATCACAGCTACTACGGGGTTGTTCCTGCTCTTTCTGAAATTCCCGAAACGGTTCTTGTTCTGGAAAATATCACCCCATTGGGTTTTAGGAATCCCACATCTCGGCTCGAATTGGACATTGATCATTTGTTTCTCATGTTGAAGCTTATTGCTCAGTATCATGCGGTTAACTATGCAATGAGAATACTGGATGAGAAGCAGTTGAATTCCCTCGCAGAAGGAATAGTACCTCttgtttttgaaggaaaaggTGAAGATGGGGAGAATCTATTCGATATAATGCACAAAATTGGACTAGCTCGCCTGTTTGAATTCCTTGATCGACGTCCCGATATCTACAAGGGAATCATGAAGGAGGAACTTGAAGTTCTTCGAGAAAACTATCTCAATTGCCCCACAAAAATGTTGGATCGTCTTCGTGAGGAAGACTATCCGTACTCAATTATCCTGCACGGAGATTACAATCGGAATAATGTTCTATTCCGCTATGATGACGCAACAAAGAGACCAGTAGACGTACGAATGATTGATTTCCAGGAAGTTAGATATGCAACACCGGCAATTGATTTGTCCTTCTTCTTGTTCATGAACACTTCTGCTTCTGTGAGGGATAGCTATTGGGAGGAACTCTTTCAGGAGTATCACTCAACGCTTTTCCTGAGCCTTATGGAAATTTTGGGCTGTGATGAGACCGATAAAAGATTGAAGCCTTTTATGTTTTATCCATTCCACAAACATTTTGCTCGTCATGCGATTTACGGGGTTTTTATAACTGCTCATTTCCTCCCCTGGATGGATTGTTCAGAAGAGGAATGTGAACATTTGACGTATCATTTTGAGACAGATATGAAGAGTCAGGAATTTTGGGATCTCTCCATGATGGCTGGTGGAGATAAAACCAATGAAAAGATTACAAGTGTCGTTAAACATGCCAGCGACAATGGATACTTGCGGTTCCTTCTTGAGGagaaaactaaataa
- the LOC129787402 gene encoding metallothionein-2-like gives MPCGGCGNDCKCTQEKCGASCKCDSNCQCAGKTKPQKTDQAK, from the exons ATGCCCTGCGGAGGTTGTGGAAATG ATTGCAAATGCACCCAGGAAAAGTGCGGAGCCAGCTGCAAATGCGACTCCAACTGCCAGTGTGCTGGGAAGACCAAGCCACAGAAGACGGATCAGGCAAAGTGA
- the LOC129787398 gene encoding probable cytosolic Fe-S cluster assembly factor AGAP009023 produces the protein MSGFSGALQLTDLDDFITPSQECIKPVQIESKKSQTGSKIKIQEDGAYYVDSDVGLQKLQKVEITLSDCLACSGCITSAESVLITQQSQEELLRVLSENEEKRNSGQDTKLIVFTVSQQPILSLAKKYDLSVKECTLHLAGYFKSLGGDMVLSTKVADDLSLIECRDEFLARYLAQKAGEKQNNLPMLSSSCPGWVCYAEKTHGNFILPYISTTRSPQQIMGVLVKEGIAEKTKTPRDRIYHVSVMPCYDKKLEASREDFFDEVSNSRDVDCVITSIEIEQMLQKDGKHLGDFDSKPFDWPWPVAEPHTPIWANETSGSGGYCEHIFKYAVKQIFNEPLEKLEFKSLRNPDFREISFEHGGETLRFAIANGFRNIQNLVQKLKRGKSIYHFVEIMACPSGCLNGGAQVRPEQGVSTRELCGSLERLYGELPQSDPDDFEAQRKMYNTFFGGYQSDRASVQLHTKYHAVEKMNTALNIKW, from the exons atgtCGGGATTCAGTGGGGCTCTTCAGCTAACGGACTTGGATGACTTCATTACACCATCCCAG GAATGCATAAAACCCGTGCAGATTGAGAGCAAAAAAAGCCAGACGGGATCCAAGATTAAGATCCAGGAGGACGGAGCTTACTACGTTGACTCAGAT GTTGGGCTGCAGAAGCTCCAGAAGGTGGAGATCACCCTGTCAGACTGCCTTGCCTGCTCAGGATGCATAACATCGGCTGAGAGTGTTTTGATTACGCAGCAGAGCCAGGAAGAACTTCTCCGGGTTCTTAGTGAGAATGAGGAGAAGAGGAATAGTGGTCAGGACACGAAACTTATCGTCTTCACTGTGTCCCAGCAGCCAATCCTCTCACTCGCAAAGAAGTACGATCTCTCCGTGAAGGAGTGTACTTTGCACCTTGCTGGGTACTTCAAATCCCTGGGCGGTGATATGGTCCTCAGTACAAAAGTAGCTGATGATTTGTCGCTAATTGAGTGTCGGGATGAATTCCTGGCGAGATATTTAGCACAAAAGGCGGGAGAGAAGCAAAACAACCTTCCAATGTTGTCCTCCTCCTGTCCCGGATGGGTTTGCTATGCTGAAAAGACTCATGGAAACTTTATTCTTCCCTACATCTCAACCACGAGGTCCCCGCAGCAAATTATGGGAGTTCTCGTGAAGGAGGGCATCGCGGAGAAGACAAAAACTCCAAGAGATAGAATCTATCACGTATCTGTGATGCCCTGCTACGATAAGAAACTCGAAGCTTCGCGGGAAGATTTCTTCGATGAAGTGTCCAATTCCAGGGATGTTGATTGTGTGATCACTTCCA TTGAAATTGAACAAATGCTCCAGAAAGATGGAAAACATCTGGGAGATTTCGACAGCAAACCCTTCGATTGGCCATGGCCCGTAGCAGAACCTCACACACCAATCTGGGCGAATGAAACTTCCGGATCTGGTGGGTACTGTGAGCACATCTTCAAGTACGCCGTGAAGCAGATCTTCAATGAACCCCTCGAGAAGTTGGAATTCAAGAGCCTAAG AAATCCCGACTTCCGGGAGATATCATTTGAGCACGGTGGGGAAACTCTGCGCTTTGCAATAGCCAATGGCTTTAGGAATATCCAGAATTTAGTCCAGAAGCTGAAGCGTGGCAAATCCATTTATCATTTCGTGGAGATCATGGCCTGTCCATCGGGATGCCTCAATGGTGGAGCTCAGGTACGTCCGGAACAGGGTGTTTCCACGCGTGAGCTGTGCGGGAGTCTCGAAAGGCTCTACGGGGAGCTTCCTCAGTCAGACCCTGATGATTTTGAGGCACAACGGAAGATGTACAACACCTTCTTTGGGGGCTATCAGAGCGACAGAGCATCCGTGCAGCTTCACACAAAGTATCATGCTGTGGAGAAGATGAACACAGCGCTCAATATAAAATGGTAG
- the LOC129787385 gene encoding probable chitinase 10 → MQTLKYLLFVVVLIKAEGLHEPQSGTPSFIRSSVESPPAPGRNKLKEDLTEYLPFGFKFLPLRSAVESAPSVPLSERQPLRDAVEARPVYDDEPKKRKKRASFYDAFLVPNPYSLTAPQPYRIGSPYQQLVDLSEVGQAGQLSRQPLHDPVELALRRRGEPKRTQEQKVLCYFTNWAFYRKNDGKFVPELIDPSLCSYVIYTFATLDGEKLIMKEFDPWGDLENDLFRRTTKLDVPVLLAIGGWTDSTGDKYSRLVSSPTARSTFIRNAVTFLKQFNFSGLLFDWNYPKCWQSNCKKGPASDKANFATFIQELSAEFRRQDPPLTLGVSLSGYIEVIREAYDLKSISQSADFLPVMTYDYHGAWEGKTGHVSPLYSRPGDRFPQYNTDFTMQELVKMGAYREKLIMGVPFYGQTFTLKEQNRGNIVLEGVETKGAGNAGEFTRQPGMLAYYEICDRIRKQKWSSGRDDAGKSGPFAWNNNQWVGYDDAKSIANKAKYVKDQGFGGIMAWTIDLDDYMNRCCHEAFPLLKAINRGLGRLSTLAPVAGDCTRPATPVTPVPPVMTTVGENGVDSMHHHTGWPAWTSTPSTSSAAQQSTTTAELTTSSAWWVPPSTTSEPVWWSPSPTTTTTTTTTTTTTTTTTRRPTTTRQPTTTAAPTTAATVIPPPINIMPMPHPDKRKCEGFEHIPNDKDCSSYYRCSQGEFILQNCAAGLHWNQANNVCDWPANAKCTKDVNVPTTTPPRRTTVPTTTRFTNTPPKRTTTTPVAFITHPTEKPSSQPCVSGQYYAHKDCSKYFICVNEKKVVQVCPPGLQYSYQAYSCDWPDKVKCMSVKEYLMKLGYKALREGDSCEEGTYAPYPGDCTQYLRCIHNRYDVMQCADGLHWNDKLKNCDWPKRSGCKDNKPAADTPGSVDHREPQPKPPKEEEHHPVQELDGETVPESSQLKPFSGYYKMVCYFTNWAWYRRGVGKYVPEDIDTNLCTHVVYGFAVLDYSELVIRTHDSWADIDNKFYERVAAMKKKGVKVSLALGGWNDSQGDKYSRLVRSAAARKKFIEHALLFIDKYGFEGLDLDWEYPVCWQVDCKKGYPDEKQGFADLVQELSEAFKPKGYLLSTAVSPSKMVIDAGYDVPRLAKYFDWIAVMTYDFHGQWDKQTGHVAPLFYHPEDDVAEFNANFSLHYWIEKGAPARKIIMGMPLYGQSFQLADAKKNGLNAKAPGPGQAGEFTKAAGFLAYYEICDRIKNKGWHVVKDEQGRMGPYAYHGNQWVSFDDQDTLRRKAQLVRSMDLGGGMIWALDLDDFKNRCGQGKHPLLTVIRETLRDPPSGHEAPPAPSATQPKPVEPPADNQAEIISEKPSEAKPEAPTRPNPEAPANYAEPSVDLDDDSGEISNEVQNDFKVVCYFTNWAWYRQGGGKFVPEDIDADLCTHIVYGFAVLNRETLTIQPHDSWADIDNKFYERVVAFKKKGVKVTVAIGGWNDSAGDKYSRLVLSPAARSKFVRHVTEFIEKYGFDGLDLDWEYPVCWQVDCNKGSSNEKEGFLELVRELSQEFRPKGLLLSSAVSPSKKVIDEGYEVAALSRYFDWIAVMTYDFHGQWDKQTGHVAPMYQHPSDFEPTFNANFSINYWLEKGADAKKIIMGMPMYGQSFSLAEGNRHGLNSPTYGGGEAGEATRARGFLAYYEICTNIRQRSWRVVRDKKGRMGPYAYSRDQWVSFDDVAMIRHKSEYVKAMGLGGAMIWALDLDDFRNICGCEEYPLLRTINRVLRRYPTPAPNCVLETQAEYEDDDRSPQVTTTTTTERVTTRKTTQTPPKRTTTQAAPEAPDHEHSEEESQPEQPSAGEGGLENQSCSGDGLVAHESDCNKYYICQFGHYAIQRCPQNLHWNRDHCDWPDAAKCRVSGQEGAATKPPSATRKTTKVPTTTESVQEVVTEKTTTRKPEEAPTQPLPDSGGMKVVCYFTNWAWYRPGEGKYTPDDIDANLCTHIVYGFAVLNRDTLTIKTHDSWADIDNRFYERVVEYKKKGIKVTLAIGGWNDSLGDKYSRLVRDPQARARFVRHVAEFIEKYGFDGLDLDWEYPVCWQVECDKGFPDEKQGFAELVKELAQEFRPRGWLLSSAVSPSKMVIDKGYDVPTLADYFDWIAVMTYDFHGHWDKQTGHVAPLYYYPGDTYDYFNANFSIHYWIEKGAPPSKLVMGLPLYGQSFSLADVSNRGMNEKSYGPGEAGEFTRAGGFLAYYEICQRANSGGWTVVRDSQGRIGPYAYKGSQWVSYDDVSEVRRKAQFIREMKLGGGMIWALDLDDFRGRCGCGKHPLLRTLNQELRGLPGQRATDCT, encoded by the exons ATGCAAACACTCAAGTATTTGCTCTTTGTg GTGGTCCTCATTAAGGCTGAGGGGTTGCATGAACCCCAATCGGGGACTCCCTCATTTATTCGTTCATCCGTTGAGAGTCCTCCTGCCCCAGGGAGGAATAAGCTGAAGGAAGATCTCACGGAATACCTGCCGTTTGGCTTTAAATTCCTCCCACTCCGGAGTGCTGTGGAAAGTGCGCCAAGTGTGCC attgTCTGAGCGGCAACCGTTACGTGACGCTGTTGAGGCTCGACCTGTGTACGATGACGAACCCAAGAAGCGCAAGAAGCGTGCCAGCTTCTATGATGCATTTCTCGTCCCAAATCCGTATTCTTTGACGGCGCCTCAGCCTTATAGGATAGGATCACCGTATCAGCAGCTTGTGGATCTTTCGGAAGTGGGTCAAGCGGGGCAGTTGTCGCGACAACCGCTTCATGATCCAGTTGAGCTGGCTCTGAGACGTCGTGGGGAACCGAAGAGGACGCAGGAGCAGAAGGTTCTCTGCTACTTCACAAATTGGGCATTTTACAGGAagaatgatggaaaattcgtTCCTGAGCTCATTGATCCTTCCCTCTGCAGCTATGTGATCTACACGTTTGCCACGCTCGATGGGGAGAAGCTGATCATGAAGGAATTTGATCCTTGGGGTGATCTTGAGAATG aTCTCTTCAGACGAACAACAAAACTAGATGTTCCAGTATTGCTTGCCATTGGAGGATGGACGGATTCAACAGGCGACAAATACTCACGCCTCGTGTCCAGTCCAACAGCCCGAAGCACTTTTATCAGGAACGCTGTGACCTTCCTGAAGCAATTCAATTTCAGTGGATTACTCTTTGATTGGAATTACCCAAAATGCTGGCAGAGTAATTGCAAGAAAGGACCTGCTTCGGATAAAGCAAACTTTGCAACATTCATTCAGGAGCTTTCAGCTGAATTTCGGCGACAGGATCCACCTCTAACGCTTGGGGTTTCCCTTTCGGGATACATTGAAGTCATTCGTGAAGCTTACGATCTCAAATCAATCTCCCAGAGCGCAGATTTCCTTCCTGTCATGACGTATGATTACCACGGAGCATGGGAAGGGAAAACTGGGCATGTGAGCCCACTGTATTCACGTCCAGGAGATAGATTCCCGCAGTACAATACCGACTTTACGATGCAAGAGTTGGTAAAGATGGGAGCCTACAGGGAAAAGTTAATTATGGGCGTTCCCTTCTACGGGCAGACTTTCACTCTGAAGGAACAAAATCGTGGGAATATCGTACTTGAGGGTGTTGAGACAAAGGGAGCCGGGAATGCTGGAGAATTCACCCGGCAACCGGGAATGTTGGCTTATTATGAGATTTGTGATCGTATCAGGAAGCAAAAATGGTCATCCGGAAGGGATGATGCTGGGAAATCTGGGCCATTTGCATGGAATAACAATCAATGGGTCGGCTACGATGATGCCAAGAGTATTGCCAATAAGGCCAAGTACGTCAAGGATCAAGGATTTGGTGGCATAATGGCGTGGACAATTGATCTCGATGATTACATGAATCGTTGCTGCCACGAAGCTTTCCCTCTGCTCAAAGCCATCAATCGTGGACTTGGTAGGTTGAGCACGCTTGCTCCAGTTGCAGGAGACTGTACAAGGCCAGCAACTCCGGTGACTCCTGTTCCTCCGGTGATGACAACAGTTGGAGAAAATGGAGTTGATAGTATGCACCATCATACAGGATGGCCAGCTTGGACATCAACACCATCAACTTCATCTGCGGCACAACAATCAACGACAACGGCTGAACTTACAACAAGCTCAGCTTGGTGGGTTCCTCCATCAACAACTTCCGAGCCTGTTTGGTGGTCTCCATCACCTACTACAACAACCACAACTACAACAACCACAACAACAACCACAACAACTACGAGACGCCCCACAACTACACGACAACCAACTACAACAGCTGCTCCAACTACAGCTGCAACTGTTATACCTCCACCAATAAACATCATGCCAATGCCTCATCCGGATAAACGTAAATGCGAAGGCTTTGAACACATTCCAAATGACAAGGATTGCTCATCCTACTATCGCTGCTCCCAAGGGGAATTTATCCTGCAGAACTGTGCTGCAGGGCTGCACTGGAATCAGGCAAACAACGTCTGTGATTGGCCAGCTAATGCAAAATGCACAAAGGATGTAAATGTTCCGACAACGACACCTCCTCGGAGGACAACAGTTCCCACAACAACGAGATTCACAAACACACCTCCGAAGAGGACAACAACCACACCTGTTGCCTTCATTACACATCCAACGGAGAAGCCATCTTCGCAGCCGTGCGTTTCTGGGCAGTACTATGCGCACAAAGACTGCAGCAAGTACTTTATTTGTGTCAATGAGAAGAAGGTGGTTCAGGTTTGTCCTCCAGGGTTGCAGTACAGCTACCAAGCTTACTCCTGCGACTGGCCGGATAAGGTGAAGTGTATGTCCGTGAAGGAATACCTGATGAAGCTCGGGTACAAAGCACTCAGAGAAGGAGATTCGTGTGAAGAAGGAACTTATGCTCCTTATCCAGGAGACTGTACGCAGTATCTCCGCTGCATCCACAATCGCTACGATGTGATGCAGTGTGCCGATGGGTTGCACTGGAatgataaattgaagaattgcGACTGGCCTAAGCGATCAGGGTGCAAGGATAACAAACCAGCTGCTGATACACCCGGATCTGTAGATCACAGAGAACCTCAACCGAAGCCACCAAAAGAGGAGGAGCATCATCCAGTGCAGGAGCTTGATGGGGAAACTGTTCCGGAATCATCGCAGTTGAAACCTTTCTCCGGGTACTACAAGATGGTCTGCTACTTCACAAATTGGGCTTGGTACAGGCGTGGTGTGGGGAAGTACGTTCCCGAGGATATTGATACGAATCTCTGTACGCACGTTGTTTACGGATTTGCTGTTCTTGACTACTCAGAACTTGTTATCCGGACGCACGATTCCTGGGCGGATATTGACAATAAGTTCTACGAGAGAGTGGCTGCAATGAAGAAGAAGGGAGTTAAAGTTAGCTTAGCTCTGGGTGGATGGAATGATTCCCAGGGAGACAAATATAGTCGCTTAGTTAGATCAGCAGCAGCTAGGAAGAAGTTCATTGAGCATGCTCTCCTCTTCATTGACAAGTACGGATTTGAAGGGTTGGACTTGGATTGGGAGTACCCAGTTTGCTGGCAAGTTGACTGCAAGAAGGGCTATCCGGATGAGAAGCAAGGTTTTGCTGATTTAGTTCAGGAACTCTCGGAAGCTTTCAAGCCCAAAGGGTATCTCCTATCAACGGCTGTTTCTCCCAGTAAGATGGTCATTGATGCTGGATACGATGTCCCGAGATTGGCAAAATACTTTGACTGGATCGCCGTGATGACGTACGATTTCCACGGGCAGTGGGATAAACAAACTGGCCATGTTGCTCCACTTTTCTACCATCCGGAAGATGATGTTGCGGAGTTTAATGCCAACTTCTCCCTCCACTATTGGATTGAGAAGGGTGCTCCGGCTAGGAAGATCATCATGGGAATGCCACTGTATGGGCAGAGCTTCCAACTGGCTGATGCCAAGAAGAATGGGCTCAATGCAAAGGCTCCCGGACCTGGACAAGCTGGGGAATTCACAAAGGCTGCAGGATTCCTTGCTTATTACGAA atctGCGACAGGATTAAGAACAAAGGATGGCACGTGGTTAAGGATGAGCAGGGAAGAATGGGCCCGTATGCTTATCATGGCAATCAGTGGGTATCCTTCGATGATCAGGACACACTCAGGCGTAAAGCTCAGCTGGTACGATCGATGGATCTCGGCGGAGGAATGATCTGGGCGTTGGATCTTGATGATTTCAAAAATCGCTGTGGACAGGGCAAGCATCCGCTTCTCACTGTGATCCGGGAGACACTCAGGGATCCACCTTCTGGCCATGAAG ctcCTCCAGCCCCTTCTGCCACTCAGCCCAAGCCAGTGGAGCCTCCAGCAGATAATCAAGCAGAAATCATTTCTGAAAAGCCATCAGAAGCCAAGCCAGAGGCCCCAACACGACCAAATCCCGAAGCTCCAGCAAACTACGCTGAACCATCTGTGGATTTGGACGATGATTCCGGAGAGATTTCAAATGAAGTCCAGAATGACTTTAAAGTGGTCTGTTACTTCACAAACTGGGCATGGTATAGACAGGGTGGTGGGAAGTTTGTCCCCGAGGACATTGATGCGGATCTCTGTACGCACATCGTCTATGGATTTGCAGTCCTCAACAGGGAGACACTGACAATCCAACCTCATGATTCCTGGGCAGATATTGATAATAAATTCTATGAGAGGGTTGTAGCGTTCAAGAAGAAGGGTGTGAAGGTAACAGTGGCCATTGGAGGATGGAATGATTCAGCTGGAGACAAATACAGTCGCCTTGTGCTGAGTCCTGCAGCCAGGAGCAAGTTTGTCCGGCATGTTACGGAGTTTATTGAGAAGTATGGCTTTGATGGGTTAGACCTCGACTGGGAGTACCCAGTTTGCTGGCAGGTGGATTGCAATAAAGGCTCCTCGAATGAGAAAGAAGGATTCTTGGAGCTTGTGCGGGAACTTTCACAGGAATTCCGTCCTAAGGGGCTCCTCCTCTCATCTGCTGTCTCACCCAGTAAGAAGGTCATTGATGAGGGTTACGAAGTTGCTGCACTTTCGCGGTATTTTGACTGGATTGCCGTGATGACGTATGACTTCCACGGGCAGTGGGATAAGCAAACAGGCCATGTGGCTCCAATGTATCAACATCCATCGGACTTTGAGCCCACTTTCAATGCAAACTTCTCTATAAACTATTGGCTGGAGAAGGGAGCTGATGCCAAGAAGATCATCATGGGAATGCCAATGTATGGGCAGAGCTTCTCCCTGGCTGAGGGTAATCGACATGGATTGAATTCCCCAACTTACGGAGGTGGAGAAGCAGGTGAGGCAACACGAGCACGAGGATTCCTCGCATACTACGAAATCTGCACGAATATCCGGCAGAGAAGTTGGCGCGTTGTGCGCGATAAGAAGGGCAGAATGGGCCCATATGCCTACAGTCGTGATCAATGGGTGTCCTTTGATGATGTCGCCATGATCAGGCACAAGAGTGAGTACGTCAAGGCGATGGGATTGGGAGGAGCAATGATTTGGGCATTGGATCTCGATGATTTCCGCAATATCTGTGGATGCGAGGAGTATCCTCTTCTAAGGACAATTAATCGTGTTTTGCGGCGATACCCAACTCCTGCACCCAATTGTGTCCTGGAGACACAGGCTGAGTATGAGGATGACGACAGAAGCCCACAAGTCACCACCACAACCACCACTGAGAGGGTAACTACGAGGAAAACAACGCAAACTCCACCGAAGAGAACCACCACCCAAGCTGCACCAGAAGCTCCTGATCATGAGCACAGTGAGGAGGAATCTCAGCCTGAGCAACCATCTGCAGGAGAAGGTGGCCTGGAGAATCAATCATGTTCCGGAGATGGACTTGTGGCGCACGAGAGTGACTGCAACAAGTACTACATCTGCCAATTTGGACACTACGCCATTCAGAGATGCCCACAGAATCTCCATTGGAATCGTGATCACTGCGATTGGCCCGATGCAGCCAAATGCAGAGTTTCCGGACAGGAAGGAGCGGCAACAAAGCCTCCTTCAGCCACGAGGAAGACCACAAAAGTGCCCACAACAACGGAAAGTGTTCAAGAAGTTGTCACGGAGAAGACAACCACCCGGAAGCCAGAAGAAGCTCCAACTCAACCACTTCCGGACAGTGGAGGAATGAAGGTGGTTTGTTACTTCACAAACTGGGCATGGTATCGTCCGGGAGAAGGGAAGTACACCCCCGATGACATTGATGCAAATCTCTGTACGCACATTGTGTATGGATTTGCTGTGCTCAACAGGGATACGCTGACGATTAAGACTCACGATTCCTGGGCAGATATTGACAATCGCTTCTACGAGCGTGTGGTGGAGTACAAGAAGAAGGGAATCAAGGTAACACTGGCGATTGGAGGATGGAATGATTCCCTGGGAGACAAATACAGCCGACTCGTGAGGGATCCTCAGGCCAGGGCAAGATTTGTGCGGCATGTGgcggaatttattgaaaagtatGGCTTTGATGGGTTAGATCTCGACTGGGAGTACCCAGTTTGCTGGCAG GTTGAATGCGACAAGGGCTTCCCGGATGAGAAGCAAGGATTCGCAGAATTGGTGAAGGAGCTCGCTCAGGAATTCCGTCCACGTGGTTGGCTTCTCTCATCGGCTGTTTCTCCCAGTAAAATGGTCATTGACAAGGGCTACGATGTGCCCACCCTTGCTGACTACTTTGACTGGATTGCCGTGATGACGTATGACTTCCACGGGCATTGGGATAAGCAAACAGGCCATGTTGCTCCACTATACTACTACCCAGGCGATACCTATGACTACTTCAATGCAAACTTCTCCATTCACTACTGGATTGAAAAGGGTGCCCCACCGAGTAAGCTCGTCATGGGATTGCCACTGTACGGGCAGAGTTTCAGCCTTGCCGACGTCTCAAATCGTGGGATGAATGAGAAGAGCTACGGCCCCGGGGAGGCAGGAGAATTCACCCGCGCTGGAGGATTCCTGGCCTACTACGAAATCTGCCAACGAGCCAATAGTGGTGGGTGGACTGTAGTGAGGGATTCCCAAGGAAGAATCGGCCCGTATGCCTACAAGGGCTCCCAGTGGGTGTCCTACGATGATGTGAGTGAAGTCCGCAGGAAGGCTCAATTCATCAGGGAGATGAAATTGGGCGGAGGCATGATTTGGGCACTCGATCTCGATGATTTCCGCGGCCGTTGCGGTTGTGGAAAGCATCCCCTACTGAGGACACTCAACCAGGAGCTGCGGGGACTTCCTGGCCAGAGAGCCACTGACTGCACGTAA